The genomic DNA GTGCAGTTCCAGCGCGTCGCGGATGTAGAGGCAGGTCAGGATCGAGAAGACGTAGGCTTGCAGGAACGCGACCAGGAACTCGAAGCCGGTCAGCGCAATGTTGATGGCCAGCGGAACGAGGCCGGCGAGGAAGCCGACGGCGCCCAGGCCGCTGATCATCATAACCGTGAAGCCCGCGAACACCTTCAGCATGGTGTGACCGGCCATCATGTTGGCGAACAGTCGGATCGACAGGCTGACGGGGCGCATCAGGTAGGAGATCACCTCGATCGGGATGAGGATCGGGGCGAGCGCCAGCGGCGCGCCGTGCGGCATGAAGAAGCTGAAGAAATGCAGGCCGTGCTTCATCAGGGCCAGGACGGTCACGAACACGAACACCGTCGCCGCCAGCGTGAAGGTCACGATGATGTGGCTGGTGAAGGTGAAGGTGAACGGGATCATGCCGACGAGGTTGCCGAACAGCACGAACATGAAGATCGCGAAGACGAACGGGAAGTAGGGGCGGGCGTCGTGCCCGGCGTTGTCCCGAACCATGTTCGCGACGAATTCGTAGAAGATCTCGGCCAGGGACTGCAGGCGGCCCGGAACCAGGGCGCGGCCAGACATGCCGAAGACGAGCAGCGCGTAGATCAGCGCGACCGCCACGACCATGAAGAAGGCCGAGTTCGTGAAGGACACGTCATACCCGGCGATCACGATCTGGAGGATCGGGTTGATCTGGAACTGGTGCAGCGGATCCAAGGTCGTCCTCGCTCAGTGTGCGTCGCCGTTGGGACGCTCGTTGTCATCCTCACGGGCCCGGCGGTAGCCGGGGGCTAATCCGAGCCCGGTGATGGCCCGGTAGACATTCAGAATTCCGGCCGCCGCGCCGAGGAAGAACATGACGATCAATCCCCAGGGCGCCGTTCCGAGCCAGCGGTCGAGCAGGAGCCCGCCACCGACGCCAACGATCATGGCAGCGACCAGCTCGGTCCCGATTCGAAAGGCGATGCCGAGAGGACTCTGCGGCAGCCGGTGATATTTCCCCGGACCGCTCTGCGATTCCTTCCCTTCACGCGCCTTCTTCAGTCGGGCGTCAAGCTCTGCCAGAGACGGCGGGGGCTTTTCGTCGCTCATGTCGCTTCGTTGTCCCCGTTGTCTCGCAGCCACGCGAAAGCGGCGAGACCATACGGACAGGGCACAACCCTGTCAAGTCGCAAAACCCTTAATACAAGTGCTTGAAAACCCAACAAAACCGCGCCGAAACCTTGGTATTACCGGGTCAAAGGGTGCGGCTCCGCTCATGTTTTCCGTCAGCCGGCAATGCGGGTGCCCAGATCCTGGGCCACGCGGTCGGCGGTGGTGCCGGCCGGATAAACCCCGAGGAAGCGCCCGTCGGGGCCCACCAGGTAAAGAAAACTGGAGTGATCCATCAAGTAATCCTCCGGCTTTCCGCCTTCCTGGGGCGCCTTGGCGTAATAGACCCGGTAGGCCTTGGCCGCCGCCTTGACCTGCTCCGGCGTGCCGGTCAGCCCGACCAGATTGGGGTGGAACAGCCCGACATAGTCCTTCAGATGCGCCACCGTGTCGCGCTCCGGGTCGACCGAGATGAACATCGGCTGCACCTTGTCCGCCTGCACGCCGAGCAGATCCATGGCGCGGGCCATCGTGCCCAGTTCCGTCGGGCAGACGTCGGGGCAGTAGGTGTAGCCGAAATAGATCAGCAGGTACTTGCCGCGGTATTCGGCGTCGGTGACCGTCTTGCCGTCCTGATCGGTCAGGGTGAAGGGGCCGCCGATGGGCACGCTGCTTTGCACCGTGCTGGAGGCGTTGTCGACCTGCCACCAGGCGATGCCGGCGGCGATCACGAGCCCCACGACGGAGGCGGCGGCGATGCGGATGAGTCGGGCTTTCATGACCGACTGGAATGGGGCGGCGCACGGTCCAGGTCAAGAGGACAATCTGCCCAAGGCGAGAGCGTCGCGCGCTCACCAGAGGCGCCGCGCGGCCCAGCGCAGCGCCAGCGCCGCAGGGGCAGACGCGAGTGCAATAAGTGCGAGCGCAGTGCCGGTCAACGTACCGGTGGCGGCGATGCCGCCCGGCACCAAGGCAAGGAACAGCCAGGCTAGGCGGGGCTTCCAGGCGACGAAGTCGACCGTGGCCTTGGCCAGCGGTTGGGTCACGATCTCCACAAGGGCATCGGCTAACATCTCATCTCCATCCGGACGCCCCTCGTTCCCGGCTCCTCAAGCCGCCTTGCTCGTCGGCTCAACCGGCCGAGTCAGATGATGCCCGATGCGCTTGTCAAAGCGCTGGATGTGGCCGGTCAGCCAGTCACGGAACAGGGCCAGCAGGTCGTCGCCGACCCGCGCCTCTCCGGCCTCGAAGCGCTGCTTCAGCTCGGCCACGCGCTTGCGCAGGGCGTCGTGCTGCGCCTTGTGCTGGACGAAGTCGGGATAGCCCGACCGCTGCATCACCCGCTCCTCCTCCTCGAAATGCAGGATGGTGTAGGCGACGAGCTGGTCGATGGCCGACCCGATGGCCTGCGGCACTTCGCCACCCCTGATACGCCGGGCTGCCCGGTTGATCAGCGCCACCAGGATCATGTGGTCGTTGTCGATGTCCTCCTGCCCGACGGCCAGCGTGTCGTTCCAGGGCATGAAGACCTCCTCCCCGGCGGGAGCGAAGAGGGTGGCCAACTCCGCGCTGTTGATCGCCTCCACATTGACCAGGAAGGCGTCCACCAGGGCGCGCAGAGCGCCGGCTTGCTGCGCCAAGCTCTCCGCGGCGTCGAGCAGGCTGTTGGCGGCCTTCTCGGTCTCCAAAGCTGAGGCTGAAACCTCGTCGATGCTGGTGGAGACCTGCCGCGTACCCTGCGCCGCCTCACCCGCGCTGCGGGCGATCTCGCCGGTCGCCGCACCCTGCTGCTGGACCGCGGCGGCGATGGAGGTGCCGATCTCGTCGCTGCGGGCGATGATCCCGGCGATCTCGCGGATGGCGGTGACGGCGCCGTTGGACGCGTGCTGGACCTCGCTGATCTGGGCGGCGATCTCCTCCGTCGCCTTGGCGGTCTGGCCGGCGAGGTTCTTCACCTCTCCCGCCACCACGGCGAAGCCCTTGCCCATCTCGCCGGCCCGCGCCGCCTCGATGGTGGCGTTGAGCGCCAGCAGATTGGTCTGGCTGGCGATGCTGGTGATGAGGTCGGCGACCTCGTTGATCTTCTGCGCGGCGTGGCCCAGCCCGTCGATGCGCTCGCTGGCCTGGCGGGAGGCGGTCACCGCCTCCAGCGAGATGTGCGAGGAGGTGGCGACCTGGGTGCCGATCTCGGCGATGGCGCTGCTCAGCTCCTCGGCGGCGGCGGCGACGGTCTGCACGTTCACCGACGCCTGCTGCGACGCCCCGGCGACCGATGCCGCCTCGCGCATGTTGCGGTCGGCGGTGTCGGACAGGGAGCGCGCCGTGTTCTCCAGCGCCTGCACCGCCTGCCCGACCGTGCCGACCATGGCGCTGACCGTGGCGTCGAACCGCTCCGTCAGCCTTTCCAGGGCGCGGGCGCGCTGCCCGGTCACGCGGTGCTCCACCTGCTGGCGCTCCCAATGGCGCTGCAGATCGATCTGGTTCTTGCGGAAGATTTCCAGGGTGCGGGCCATGACGCCGATCTCGTCGCTGCGCCGCGTGCCGGACACCGTCACCGCCGTGTCGCCGCCGGCAAGCGTCTGCATCACTCCGGTCATGGCGTGCAGCGGGCTGACGATGGCCCGGCTGACCAGCAGGGCAATGCCCGTCGCCACGAGAGCGATCAGCAGCCCCAGCCCACCGAGGAACAGGGCGGCCTCGCGGAAGGCGGCGGCCACGTCGTCCACATAGATGCCCGACCCGATCAGCCAGCCCCAGGGCTCGAACCCGCGCACGTAGGAGATCTTCGGCACCGGTTCAGCCTGGCCCGGCTTCGGCCACAGATAATCGACGAAGCCGCCCTCCGCCGCGACGCCGACGCGGGTCATCTCGACGAACAGCAGCTTGCCGTTCGGATCGGCGGTGCGCGACTGGTCCTGCCCGTCCATCTCCGGGCGGATGGGGTGCATGATCATGCGCTGTGCGCGGTCGATGACGAAGAAATACTCCGAACCGGCGTAGCGCAGCCGGCGCAACGCGTCCTTGGCCGCCGTCTGGGCGGCGTCGCGGGTCAGCGCGCCCTTGCGCTCCATCTCTTCGTAATGGGCGACGAGGCTGTGCGCGACCTCCACCACGCTGCGGGTCTTGTCCTGACGGTCCTTCATCATCTCGGCGCGCAGGCCGAACAGGCTGACGGCGGCGATCAGAGCGAGGCCGACGGCCGCGACGCCCAGGATGACGGAGATCTTACCCTTGATGCTGATGCGCTCGAACACCTGACGTTCCTCCGGAATCTTCCTTATGTCCGGCACACCGGCGCCGGTTCCGGGCGGCGCAACGACCGTCCGAAAATTCTGCTAAATTTTTTGTTACTTTTGCTCCGGGGGCCTGATCGTCGTCAAGGCGGATCAACCTGGGGTGAGAAAAGGTCGCGGGCTGCCGTTCAAAAGTTTGGAAGAGAAAGAACGCGGCGCCGTGAAAAAGAAAGGGGAGGCCCGAAGGCCTCCCGCAGTTGCGAACCGGTGGGGCGGTTGCGCGTCGATGCCCTTCGTTTGCCGATGGCGTCAGAGCACGGTCAGCATGCTGGCGACCAGGGGGTGGCGGACGATGTCGGTGTCGCTCAGCCGGACGACGGCGATGCCCTCCACCGCCTCCAGCCGGCGCGCGATGTCGGCCAGACCCGACAGGTTGTCCAGCAGGTCCGTCTGGTCGGGGTCGCCGGTCAGGACCATGGTGGAATGCCAGCCCAGGCGGGTCAGCAGCATCTTGATCTGGGCGTAGGTGCAGTTCTGCGCCTCGTCGATCACCACGAAGGCGTTGTTCAGGGTGCGCCCCCGCATGAAGCCGACGGGCGCGATCTCGATGGTGCCGTCGGCCATCAGGGCGCGCAGACGCTTGGCGCCCAGCCGCTCGCTCAGCGCGTCGTAGAGCGGGCGCAGGAAGGGGGCCATCTTCTCGTGCATGTCGCCCGGCAGATAGCCGATGCTCTCGCCCGCCTCGATGGCGGGGCGCGACAGCACGATGCGGTCGACCTTGCCCTCCTCCAGCGCCTCCACCGCGGAGGAGATCGCCAGGTAGGTCTTGCCGGTGCCGGCGGGGCCGAGCGCCACAACGAGGTTATGGTCCTTGATCGCCTCCATCAGCCTCTTCTGGTTGGGGCTCTGGGGCTTGACCTTGCGGAGATAGCTCTGGTCGCGGCGGTCGTCGCCGCCCACGGGGTCCCAGCCGGCGGCGGGGAACAGTGGGTGGACCGTCGACTCGGACGCTGAAACGGCGCTGCCTTTGGTCTGGCGTCTGGCCATATCGCTCTCCTAACGTCACGTTGGTGGGCGGCGGCTCCGGGCACAAAAAAACCTCCCGCAAGGGGGAGGTCGTCGATGCTGCTGTGCAACAGGATGGCCGGAGTCTGGCTTGCCGGTGCGAGGCGTGCGTCCCGTCGGCTGCGCCCGTCATGGGGTGCCGGCGACATTCGGACGCTCGGGAACGAAGCAGGATGCAAGCGGAACCTCTTCGTCAGAATAGGAACCTCACATCACAAACATAGGGCGTGCGGCGACGAACGTCAGGCGGAATTGCGGGCATCGCAAAAGATTCACACAAGATGTTGTGGATGAGTCGCAGGTGGGAGCGCAGCGGCAACGGACTACCGCCAGAGGCGGAGGGAACCCGCCGGCACCGCGACAAGGGGATGTGCCGAGGGCGCGCGAACCATCTCTGCGGGTGTCGCCACGAGGGAAAGATGCCGCAGCGCGAAAAGGGCATATCCCCGCAAAACCCTTTGCCCGGCGAATCCAGTTCCATTACCATACTTTGTAGTGAGACCTTCCGCTGACGCAACACATGGACCTCCAGCCCGGACGGGGACCCCCTGTTCCGGCCCATGGCGCGTGTGTCCGGTGGTTGTCACTCCATCGGCGCCGGGAAAGGCTTGAACGGATGGGGTCCGCGCCGCTAGAACCCGGGTGGTTGACCCTTCCGCCCTGGTGCCTGGCCGATGGCCCCAGACATGCGGACGACACGGATTCGGCAGGAACACAAGCAGGATGGCAGCGGTGAGCAGCGCCAGGCAGGGTGCCGATCGGGACGGTCCGTTCCAGTTGCGGGGCAATTCCTTCACCATGATGGTGCTGAAGGTGAATGATCCGGCGTCGCCGGACTTCTTCACCCAGCTCGCCGTCAAGGTGCGGCAGGCGCCCAATTTCTTCCGCAACGCCCCCGTCGTCCTCGATTTCGAGGAGTTGACGGAGGACACCCCGCGCTTCGACATCGCCGCCCTGGTGACCAACCTGCGCGCGCTGTACCTGCTGCCGGTCGGCTTCCGGGGCGGGCCGCGCGCGGTCCACGAGGGGGCGCTCGCCGCCGGGCTGACCCCGATGCCCGCCGGCCGCGCCGCCAAGCTGGAGTCCGCGGCTCCCCCCGCCGCCGACCCGCAGGCCGGCGCCGCTCCGATCCCGGCCCCGCCGCCCGAGCCGGTCTACCGCCCGGCGCTGCTGGTGACCGAGCCGGTGCGCTCCGGCCAGCAGATCTACGCCGAGAAGACGGATCTGGTCATCACCGCCCCGGTCTCCCCCGGCGCGGAGGTGGTGGCCGACGGCAACATCCACGTCTACGGCGCGCTGCGCGGCCGGGCTCTGGCCGGCGTGTCCGGCGACACCAACGCGCGCATCTTCTGTCACAGCCTGGAGGCCGAGGTCGTCTCGGTGGCCGGGCTGTACCGCGTCAGCGAGGATTTCGGGAACGACGTGCTGAAGAAGCCGGTGCAGATCTTCCTGCGCGACGGCTATCTTCACATGGAGCCCCAATGATGACGCTTTTGAGCGCTTTCTGTCGAACGGCCCTCTGTGCGAGGACGGTGTCACGCAAAGCGTGCCCGGCACAGACCCTGATCTGCGTAAACCGGTAACCGGACCTTGGCGGCAACATTTAGGAACGTGGGAGAAGCTCCGTTGGGCAAGATCATCGTCATGACTTCCGGCAAGGGCGGCGTCGGCAAGACGACCTCCTCCGCCGCTTTCGCGACCGGACTCGCCTTGCGCGGCTTCAAGACGGTCGTCATCGATTTCGACGTCGGGCTGCGCAACCTCGACCTCATCATGGGCTGCGAGCGGCGCGTGGTGTTCGACTTCATCAACGTCATCAACGGCGAAGCGAAGCTGAGCCAGGCGCTGATCAAGGACAAGCGCATCGACAACCTGTCGATCCTGCCGACCTCGCAGACCCGCGACAAGGACGCCCTGACCCGCGAAGGCGTGGAAAAGGTCCTGAACGAACTGTCTAAGGACTTCGACTACATCGTCTGCGACAGCCCGGCGGGCATCGAGCGGGGCGCGCTGATGGCGCTGTACTTCGCCGACCACGCGGTGATCGTGACCAACCCGGAAGTCTCGTCGGTCCGCGACAGCGACCGCATCCTCGGCGTGCTGGCCTCCCGCTCGCGCCGGGCGGAGCAGGGGCTGGAGCCGGTGACCCAGCAGCTTCTCCTCACCCGCTACGACCCGGAGCGGGTGGAGCGCGGCGAGATGCTGAAGGTCGACGACGTTCTGGAGATCCTGGCGATCCAGCTGCTCGGCGTGATCCCGGAAAGCCAGGCCGTGCTGCGCGCCTCCAACGTCGGCATGCCGGTCATCCTCGACGAGGCGTCCAACGCCGGCCAGGCCTATCTGGACGCGGTCTCCCGCTTCCTGGGCGAGGACGTCGAGCACCGCTTCGTCACGCCGCAGAAGAAGGGCCTGTTCAGCCGCCTCCTCCGGAGGTCCGCATGAGCATCTTCAGCTTTTTCCGCTCCGCCCCGCGCGCGTCGGCGGTCCAGGCCAAGGAACGTCTCCAGATCGTCATGGCGCACGAGCGCGCCGGGCGGACGGGGCCGGACTATCTGCCGATGCTCCAGCAGGAGCTGCTGGCGGTCATCGCCAAGTACATCGACATCGACCAGAACAAGGTCGAGGTGAAGCTGGACCGCGGCGGCGACTGCTCGACGCTGGAGCTGAACATCGAGCTGCCGGCCCGCGAGGCCGCCGCCAAGGCGCTGAAGGAAAGCGCCAAGCTGGCGGTGGCCGGCAACCGTCCGGCGGCCAAGGACGGCGACGAGTCCGATGCGGTCAAGCTGGCTGCCGGCGGCTCGCTGACCAACGGCGGCGTCAAGAAGCGTCGCTGAGAGTCGCGCGATCCGAGACCAATCCCGCCGCAGCCGGCCCGCTGCGGCGGGATTTTTCATGCCCGCCGGAACGCTGCCTGCGCGGTCATAGGCCGCAGCTCCTTGCCGGGCTGGACTTCCGTGCGGGTTTACCTCCGCCGTTCGAAGAGGTATCAACGGATGAGAGCCCGTCAGGGACCGGCCCTCACGGGTCAAACCCTCCCCGGGCGTCGTCGCGGCAGTGAGGGAGTGGCGGCCAATGTTCTTCGAATGCTCGCGGCTGATCGACGGCAACCAGCCGCGCCTGTCCAATGGCATCACCGTGACCGACGTCGACGGTGACGGGGCATTCGAACTGGTGGTCACGGGCTACGCCACCAACAACCTCATCCTAAAATGGGACGGCTCCCGGCTGGTGGACATCGCCGGGCCGCTGCTGGCCGACGCCTCGGGTTGCGCGGTGGCCATCGCTGCCGCCGACGTGGACGGCGATGGGCGGGAGGAACTGTATGTCCTGAACTCCGACCGGGCGAGCGGGCCGAAGGAGATGGGCGACCGGCTGTTCGCCTGCTTCGGCAAGCACTGGCTCGACTTGCTGGCCCAGCCGGAGAACGCCGGCATGGCGAACCGCGTCGCCGGACGCTCGGTGATCGCCATGGACCGGCATGGCCACGGCCGCTACGGATTCGTCGTTGCGGCGGACGGCGGCCCCTTCCGCCTGTTCGAGCTGAGCCGGCGCGGGCGGCTGGAGGATGCGGCAGAGGACGCGGGCATCGACCTGATCGGCGCCGGGCGCGGGCTGCTCGCGCTGCCGTTCCTCTCCGACCGCGTCGACCTGTTCGCCTGCAACGAGGGTGGCCCGAACTTCCTGTTCCGCAATCTGGGCGACGGTACCTTCGAGGAAATCGCCGAGGAACGGGGGGTCGCCGATTCGCGATTCGCCGGACGGGCGGTGACCGCGGTGGACGGGCCGGGCTATGGCGGGTTCGGGCTGCTGGTCGGCGCCTGGGAGGGGCCGCAGCGCCTGTTCGTCCAGCGCTCCGGCGGCGGCTTCGTGGACGAGGCCGATCCCGAGATGTCCTTTCCGGGCCGGGTGTCCAGCGTGATCGCCGCCGATTTCGACAACGACGGCTATGAGGAGCTGTTCTTCAACCTGCACGGCGAGCCCAACCGCCTGTTCGGCTGGCGCGACGACCGCTGGCAGGCCATCGAAATCGGCGACGCGCTGGAGCCCAAGGGGCTGGGGACCGGGGCGGCGGTGGCCGACATCGACGGCGACGGACGGCTGGAACTGCTGATCGCCCATGGCAATGGGGTGGGCGGCGGGCATGGCGGCGGGCATGGCGGCGGATCGCCGCAGCCCCTGTCGCTCTACCGCACAGCGGCGAACCACAACGGGTGGCTGCGCGTGCTGCCGCTGACCCCCTACGGCGCGCCGGCGCGTGGCGCCGTCGTCACCTGCACGGCCAACGGGCGGCGGCAGGTGCGGTCCGTCTGCGCCGGGTCGGGCTATCTCTGCCAGATGGAGCCGGTGGCCCATTTCGGGCTGGGCGGCGCCCGCGGGGTGGAGCGGCTGGAGGTGCGCTGGCCGGACGGCATGACGGCCATCGTCGAGAACCCGCCCATCGGCCGGCTGCTGACCGTCCCCTATCCGCCGGAGTGAGGCGAGGCACAATCTTGCGTCCGGTCAAGGGTTGAGCGATGTCGGGCGGACGGTTGAGCTGAATCATATTTCCGTCCGGCAACAAATTTAATCTTTTGTATAACCTGCATGGTCTTTATTTTGCGGCGTCCGCCAGTGCCCGACGGGAACGCGCGGATGGGGAGATGTACGCCCTGTAACCGACCGCGAACCAATAAGGGGGCGCCGGGCTCTCGGCCCGCGACCGCAGGCACATGGCACACAGCGCTGTTCTCAGTCCCGGCCCCCGCGACCGGACCCTGACCGGGGTCGAGCGGTTCTTCGACGCCGATGAGGTGATCGTTTCCAAGACCGACCTGAAGGGCCGGATCACCTACGCCAACCGGGTGTTCCAGCGCGTGGCCGGCTACAGCGAGGCGGAGCTGATGGGTGCCCCGCACTCCATCGTCCGCCATCCGGACATGCCGCGCTGCGTGTTCAAGCTGCTGTGGGACACGCTGGGGGCGGGGCAGGAGATCTTCGCCTACGTCGTCAACCGGGCGCGCAACGGCGACCATTACTGGGTCTTCGCCCACGTCACCCCCAGCTACGACGTCAACGGTCGGCTCGTCGGCTACCACTCGTCGCGCCGGGTGCCGGACCGCAGCGCCATCGACAAGGTGGTGCCGCTCTACCGCACGCTTCTGGACATCGAAAACCGCCACGAAGACCGCAAGCAGGGCATGAACGAGGCCTTCGCCACCGTTGTCGGGCTGCTGACGGAGAAGGGGATCGGGTATGACGAATTCGTCTTCTCTCTCTAAGGCGTTCGCGCTCGGGGCGGTCGCCGCGCTGCTCGTCGCAGCGCTGTTGGTGACCGATGCGCTGGACGTCGGCGGCGCGCCGCTGCGCATCGGGATCGGCGCCGCCGCGCTGGCCGCGCTGGTCGGCGTCATGCTGTGCATGGTGCGCGCCCGCGCCGCGGTGGGGCAGGCGGTGGCCGTCTGCCAAGCGGTGTCGCGCGGCGACTTCGAGGCGCGGGTCGTCAATGTGCGGGAGAAAGGCGACCTCGGCGAGCTGATGCACGCCCTGAACGACTCGATCGACCGCACCGACGCCTTCATCCGCGAGGCCACCGCCTCGATGAGCTACGTGTCGGCCAACAAGTATTTCCGGCGGATCGTGCTGAAGGGCATGCAGGGCAACTTCCTGCACGCGTCGCGCACCATCAACACCGCCACCGACGCCATCGCCGTCAAGGTGAAGGGCTTCGCCGGGGTGACCGACCGCTTCGAGACGCAGATCCGCGCGGTGTGCGAACAGGTGTCCGGCACCGCCCACCAGCTGGAAATGTCGGCCCGCACCATGGAGTCCGACGCCCAGACCGCCACCGGCAAGGCGTCCTCGGTCGCCGCCGCCGCGTCGCAGACCGGCTCCTCGGTCGGCAGTGTCGCCGTTGCGACGGAGGAGTTGTCGGCGTCGATCCGGGAGATCGCCCGGCAGGTGGAGGAGGTCGCCAAGGTTGCCGCCAACGCGGCGGGCGAGGCCGAGCGCTCCAACGCGCTGATCGCCGAGCTGTCGGGCGCCGCCAAGACGGTGGGCGAGGTGGTCACCCTGATCAACGACATCGCCAGCCAGACCAACCTTCTGGCGCTGAACGCCACCATCGAGGCCGCCCGCGCCGGGGAGGCCGGCAAGGGCTTCGCCGTGGTGGCGCAGGAGGTCAAGCGGCTGGCCGACCAGACCGCCAAGGCCACCGGCGACATCGCCGGACAGATCGCCGGCATCCAGTCCTCCACGGACGTGGCGGTCGCCTCCATCGTCGGCATCGGCCACACCATCCAGGACATCAACCAGATCGCCGGCGGCATCGCCGCGGGCATCGGACAGCAGGGCTCGGCGATCCGCTCGATCGTCAGCAACATGGATCAGGCCGCCGCCGGCACCCGCGCCGTCACCGTGGACATCCAGGACGTCACCACCGCCGCTGAACGCACCAGCGGCACCGCCCACGAGGTCTTCGCCGCGTCGGAGCGGATGACCGTCCAGGCCGACCGCCTGACCCGCGAGGTTCAGCTTTTCCTGGACGAGATGCACAAGGTCGCCTGACGCGATCTTGTGCGATCCGCCGCTTTTTTGTCCCGGATTTTGCGCTTGCTTATACGGTAGGCATTGATCGGCCGCTGGGCGTTTGCTTGTATGCTGAGCAGCGCCGGAGCGGCGGACGGAGGTCGTGCGACCTTTTGCCTCATTTTTTAGGAGAAACCGGTGCTTTTGTTGCGGCGCACGCGGTGCGCGGGGTGCGGCGCAGCGAGGATGGTGCCGCGTGTGATTGTTCGGACTCCAATATGACGCCGAATTCATCACAATTTCGAAACTGACATCTCAGAAACGTTGAGGCTGAACCCGGAGCGCCGCCCCTAAACGCAGGCGTTCCGCGGCTTTGCGCGTTCCGATGGTTCCGAAAGGGCGTTTGGCACAGCGTTTGATGGTTAGACGTCTAAAAAAGATATCCCACCCAAACTCACAGAGGTGTTCGGGATGAGTGTGGCCGGAAACGAACTGTTCGAGCTTTCCCGAGGCGTCCTGGATGTCGCTTCCCGGAAAGTGTCTTTGATCGAAGACATCACCCGCCGCACCAAGATGCTGGCGATGAACGCCTTGATCGAGGCGTCGCGGGCCGGCGACGCCGGGCGCGGGTTCGCGGTTGTCGCGAACGAGGTTTCCGAGATTTCCAAGCAGGTGAACACCATCACCAAGGAGCTGCGGTCGGAGATCGTCTCGCGCGTCGATCACCTGACCACCACCGGCAGCGCCATGGTGCAGGAAATGCACGGGCGGCGTCTGGCCGACCTGTCGCTGAACATGATCGAGATCATCGACCGGAACCTGTACGAGCGGTCCTGCGACGTGCGCTGGTGGGCGACCGACAGCGCGGTGGTGGACTGCGCCGCCGACCCGACGGAGGTGAACCGCCAGCACGCCTCGCACCGGCTGAGCGTCATCCTGGAATCCTACACCGTCTATCTCGACCTGTGGATCGCCGACCTGAAGGGGGAGGTGATCGCCACCGGCCGTCCCGGCCGCTACCCCGGCGCCCAGGGCGCCCGCGTGGGGGACGAGGGGTGGTTCCGTCAGGCGCTGGCCACGCGCAACGGCGGCGAGTTCACGGTGGGCGACGTGTCGCGCAACGGCCGCCTGGAGGACCGCGTGGTCGCCACCTACGCCACCGCGATCCGGCGCGGCGGCGAGGCGGATGGCGATCCCATCGGCGTGCTGGGCATCTTCTTCGACTGGGAACCCCAGGCCGCCGCCGTCGTCCAGGGCGTGCGGCTGGAGGACGAGGAGCGCTCCCGCTCGCGCTGCCTTCTGCTCGACGCGCGGCACCGGGTGATCGCTTCGTCCGACGGGCGCGGCATCCTCAGCGAGACCGTCCAACTCCGCCGCAGCGGCGAGAGCATGGGCCATTACGCCGACGGGTCCGGACGCACCTACGGCTACGCGCTGACGCCGGGTTACGAAACCTACAAGGGGCTGGGCTGGTACGGGGTGATCGTGCAGGACCCGGACCCGCGCCAGCAGCAGGCGCCTGCAACCGCCGGTATGGGTGGGCGAATAGGAATGAACGGCGCCGGGCTTCACGGGTAAGGCTGGCATTCGCACCCTGCTCTGGTCATCGCGGCGGGTTTGCTTACACTTCGGGTCCGCCGCGTTGCTGGAGAGTTTCATGTCGTCCACCGCCCGCCGTCTTTATGTCCGCCGCGATACCTTCCCCATCGCGGGGACCTTCCGCATATCGCGCGGCGCCAAGACCGAGGCCGAGGTCGTGGTCGCCGAGGTGGTTGAATCCTGCAAGCGGGGCCGTGGGGAATGCGTGCCCTACGCCCGCTACGGGGAAACGCTGGACGAGACCGTCAGGACGCTGGAGTCCCTGGCCGGGGCGGTGGCGGACGGGCTGGACCGC from Azospirillum brasilense includes the following:
- a CDS encoding F0F1 ATP synthase subunit A; protein product: MDPLHQFQINPILQIVIAGYDVSFTNSAFFMVVAVALIYALLVFGMSGRALVPGRLQSLAEIFYEFVANMVRDNAGHDARPYFPFVFAIFMFVLFGNLVGMIPFTFTFTSHIIVTFTLAATVFVFVTVLALMKHGLHFFSFFMPHGAPLALAPILIPIEVISYLMRPVSLSIRLFANMMAGHTMLKVFAGFTVMMISGLGAVGFLAGLVPLAINIALTGFEFLVAFLQAYVFSILTCLYIRDALELH
- a CDS encoding AtpZ/AtpI family protein is translated as MSDEKPPPSLAELDARLKKAREGKESQSGPGKYHRLPQSPLGIAFRIGTELVAAMIVGVGGGLLLDRWLGTAPWGLIVMFFLGAAAGILNVYRAITGLGLAPGYRRAREDDNERPNGDAH
- a CDS encoding SCO family protein, with the translated sequence MKARLIRIAAASVVGLVIAAGIAWWQVDNASSTVQSSVPIGGPFTLTDQDGKTVTDAEYRGKYLLIYFGYTYCPDVCPTELGTMARAMDLLGVQADKVQPMFISVDPERDTVAHLKDYVGLFHPNLVGLTGTPEQVKAAAKAYRVYYAKAPQEGGKPEDYLMDHSSFLYLVGPDGRFLGVYPAGTTADRVAQDLGTRIAG
- a CDS encoding bacteriohemerythrin, with product MFERISIKGKISVILGVAAVGLALIAAVSLFGLRAEMMKDRQDKTRSVVEVAHSLVAHYEEMERKGALTRDAAQTAAKDALRRLRYAGSEYFFVIDRAQRMIMHPIRPEMDGQDQSRTADPNGKLLFVEMTRVGVAAEGGFVDYLWPKPGQAEPVPKISYVRGFEPWGWLIGSGIYVDDVAAAFREAALFLGGLGLLIALVATGIALLVSRAIVSPLHAMTGVMQTLAGGDTAVTVSGTRRSDEIGVMARTLEIFRKNQIDLQRHWERQQVEHRVTGQRARALERLTERFDATVSAMVGTVGQAVQALENTARSLSDTADRNMREAASVAGASQQASVNVQTVAAAAEELSSAIAEIGTQVATSSHISLEAVTASRQASERIDGLGHAAQKINEVADLITSIASQTNLLALNATIEAARAGEMGKGFAVVAGEVKNLAGQTAKATEEIAAQISEVQHASNGAVTAIREIAGIIARSDEIGTSIAAAVQQQGAATGEIARSAGEAAQGTRQVSTSIDEVSASALETEKAANSLLDAAESLAQQAGALRALVDAFLVNVEAINSAELATLFAPAGEEVFMPWNDTLAVGQEDIDNDHMILVALINRAARRIRGGEVPQAIGSAIDQLVAYTILHFEEEERVMQRSGYPDFVQHKAQHDALRKRVAELKQRFEAGEARVGDDLLALFRDWLTGHIQRFDKRIGHHLTRPVEPTSKAA
- a CDS encoding PhoH family protein, giving the protein MARRQTKGSAVSASESTVHPLFPAAGWDPVGGDDRRDQSYLRKVKPQSPNQKRLMEAIKDHNLVVALGPAGTGKTYLAISSAVEALEEGKVDRIVLSRPAIEAGESIGYLPGDMHEKMAPFLRPLYDALSERLGAKRLRALMADGTIEIAPVGFMRGRTLNNAFVVIDEAQNCTYAQIKMLLTRLGWHSTMVLTGDPDQTDLLDNLSGLADIARRLEAVEGIAVVRLSDTDIVRHPLVASMLTVL
- the minC gene encoding septum site-determining protein MinC, giving the protein MAAVSSARQGADRDGPFQLRGNSFTMMVLKVNDPASPDFFTQLAVKVRQAPNFFRNAPVVLDFEELTEDTPRFDIAALVTNLRALYLLPVGFRGGPRAVHEGALAAGLTPMPAGRAAKLESAAPPAADPQAGAAPIPAPPPEPVYRPALLVTEPVRSGQQIYAEKTDLVITAPVSPGAEVVADGNIHVYGALRGRALAGVSGDTNARIFCHSLEAEVVSVAGLYRVSEDFGNDVLKKPVQIFLRDGYLHMEPQ